In Endozoicomonas sp. GU-1, one DNA window encodes the following:
- the grpE gene encoding nucleotide exchange factor GrpE — protein MTVENTKAEDQAEQPEANETEISADAEAAVDPILEEAADSEDQAEEQANDDSAKRIEELEEQLAQAKDQALRAHAEAMNTKRRAEQDVEKAHKFALEKFVNELIPVVESLEKGIESAEQGEGQHETMLEGMRLTHKQLLDALAKFSVEQVNPEGQPFDPNFHQAISMVPNPDMEPNTVMNVFQKGYTLHGRVIRPAMVVVSKAA, from the coding sequence ATGACTGTAGAAAACACCAAAGCAGAAGATCAGGCCGAGCAACCTGAAGCCAACGAAACTGAAATTTCTGCTGACGCTGAAGCAGCCGTTGACCCGATTCTGGAAGAAGCAGCTGATTCAGAAGATCAGGCCGAAGAGCAGGCCAACGACGATAGCGCCAAACGCATTGAAGAGCTCGAAGAGCAGCTTGCCCAGGCTAAAGACCAGGCGCTGCGCGCTCATGCCGAAGCCATGAACACCAAGCGCCGCGCCGAGCAGGACGTCGAAAAAGCGCACAAATTTGCCCTGGAGAAGTTCGTCAACGAACTGATCCCTGTGGTCGAGAGTCTGGAAAAAGGGATTGAAAGCGCAGAACAGGGTGAAGGTCAGCACGAGACCATGCTCGAAGGCATGCGCCTAACCCACAAACAGCTGCTGGATGCCCTGGCAAAATTCAGTGTTGAGCAGGTCAACCCTGAAGGCCAGCCGTTCGACCCGAACTTCCATCAGGCCATCTCCATGGTGCCCAACCCGGATATGGAACCCAACACCGTGATGAATGTCTTCCAAAAAGGCTACACATTGCACGGTCGAGTTATCCGCCCGGCCATGGTGGTGGTTTCCAAAGCGGCTTAA
- the recN gene encoding DNA repair protein RecN has translation MLNQISISNYAIVDHLNLDINPGMTAITGETGAGKSIMLDALGLALGGRAGSDCVRDGADRADIRACFDLQRIPAAIEWLQERDYDSEHAGGSESSASECILRRVVTREGRSRGYINGIPVTLAELKGLGELLIDIHSQHAHQSLLKKSNHAELLDEFSGSLALSREVADMAADYRQTSAQLHTLLSDQQDREERVQLLSYQLHELEQLNLQPGEVEQLEQEHRQQSQAGATLSACHQITRVCTSDDGDNLLQQLSFCLHRLSELQVEHAAINNSLEMLSSAQIQVEEAVGELNHFIDHFDADPQRAREIEDRLSAIFDLARKHRIQPEALLEKQQQISEELEKVQCHDEQVADLELSLEQLQKKHNQLAEKLSARRRAAARKLEKQVSERIALLGMPKGKFCVELTDIPDRTVASQGFEFIEFLVTTNPGQPPRALAKVASGGELSRISLAIQVIIAQTASTPTLVFDEVDVGIGGGTAEIVGSMLREVGKKGQVLCVTHQPQVASQAHQHLHVSKKVSRKASSTRILELDGEHRVHEIARMLGGVELTAPTLSHAQEMLFQAQVQAV, from the coding sequence ATGCTGAACCAAATTTCCATCAGCAACTATGCCATCGTTGACCACCTTAACCTGGACATCAATCCCGGGATGACCGCCATCACCGGGGAAACCGGTGCTGGTAAATCCATTATGCTGGATGCCCTCGGGCTGGCCCTGGGAGGCCGGGCGGGCAGCGACTGTGTGCGCGACGGTGCTGATCGGGCCGATATCCGCGCCTGCTTTGATCTTCAGCGCATACCTGCCGCAATAGAGTGGTTGCAGGAGCGAGATTATGACAGTGAGCATGCTGGCGGTTCCGAGTCCTCGGCGAGCGAATGTATTCTGCGCCGGGTGGTGACCCGTGAAGGTCGCTCTCGGGGCTATATCAATGGTATCCCGGTCACACTTGCCGAGTTGAAGGGGCTGGGGGAGCTGTTAATCGATATTCACAGTCAGCATGCCCACCAATCATTGTTGAAAAAGAGCAATCACGCTGAGCTGCTGGATGAGTTTTCCGGCTCGCTGGCTCTGTCCCGGGAAGTAGCGGATATGGCCGCAGATTACCGCCAGACCAGTGCACAATTGCACACTTTATTGTCCGATCAGCAGGACCGGGAAGAGCGGGTGCAATTGCTGAGTTATCAGTTGCATGAGTTGGAGCAGTTAAACCTTCAGCCCGGGGAGGTTGAGCAGTTAGAGCAGGAGCATCGCCAGCAATCCCAGGCCGGTGCAACCTTATCAGCCTGCCATCAGATCACCCGGGTTTGTACCAGTGATGATGGTGATAATTTGCTGCAGCAGCTCTCTTTCTGCCTGCACCGCCTCAGTGAACTGCAGGTTGAGCATGCCGCCATCAATAACTCTCTGGAGATGCTGTCATCCGCGCAGATTCAGGTGGAAGAAGCGGTTGGCGAGCTGAATCATTTTATTGATCACTTTGATGCCGATCCGCAAAGGGCCCGGGAAATCGAAGACCGGCTCAGTGCTATTTTTGATCTGGCCCGCAAACACCGTATCCAGCCAGAAGCGTTGCTGGAAAAACAACAGCAGATCAGCGAAGAGCTGGAAAAAGTTCAGTGTCATGATGAACAGGTCGCCGACCTGGAACTGTCTCTGGAACAGCTGCAGAAAAAACACAATCAGTTAGCCGAAAAACTGTCTGCCAGACGCAGGGCCGCTGCACGAAAACTGGAAAAACAGGTGTCTGAGCGCATTGCCTTGCTGGGTATGCCCAAGGGTAAGTTCTGTGTCGAACTGACAGACATTCCTGATCGCACGGTTGCCTCTCAGGGTTTTGAATTCATCGAGTTTCTGGTGACCACCAACCCGGGGCAACCTCCGCGCGCCCTGGCCAAAGTGGCTTCCGGTGGAGAGCTTTCCCGTATCAGTCTGGCCATTCAGGTAATTATTGCGCAAACCGCGTCAACGCCAACGCTGGTGTTTGATGAGGTGGATGTCGGTATTGGCGGCGGCACAGCAGAAATTGTGGGCAGTATGTTAAGAGAAGTGGGCAAAAAAGGGCAGGTGCTGTGTGTTACCCATCAGCCTCAGGTGGCATCCCAGGCCCATCAGCATCTGCACGTCAGTAAGAAAGTCAGTCGTAAGGCTTCCAGCACCCGTATTCTTGAGCTGGATGGTGAACATCGCGTACACGAAATTGCCCGAATGCTGGGGGGCGTTGAGCTGACTGCACCCACATTGAGTCATGCCCAGGAGATGCTGTTTCAGGCTCAGGTGCAAGCCGTATAA